A genomic segment from Zonotrichia albicollis isolate bZonAlb1 chromosome 21, bZonAlb1.hap1, whole genome shotgun sequence encodes:
- the ZDHHC12 gene encoding palmitoyltransferase ZDHHC12: MGPGGRWVRAAHTALSAALALGLLLHRTDLQKQEERGELLQPLIFVLLVLCSILLYFKVSLMDPGFVKPEEEVKEGEDKGQGVVIPQLPGDIKLRRCGYCLLKQPMRAKHCQQCQHCVRRYDHHCPWLENCVGERNHPLFILYLSVQLVVLLWGGHVAWSGLYFEQSREWLQHNIFLLVSFLLILIFTIVVLLLLVSHLYLISCNTTTWEFMSQHRISYLRHSELENPFDQGIILNLWRFFCSRHLTAWENIYFHKNTEPV; the protein is encoded by the exons ATGGGCCCCGGCGGGCGCTGGGTGCGGGCGGCACACACGGCCCTCAGCGCGGCCCTGGCGCTCGGGCTCCTCCTGCACCGCACGG ATCTGCAAAAGCAAGAGGAGCGCGGGGAGCTGCTTCAGCCGCTGATCTTCGTTTTGCTGGTTTTATGCTCGATCCTGCTGTACTTCAAGGTGTCTCTCATGGATCCGGGTTTTGTTAAGCCTGAAGAGGAAGTGAAG GAAGGTGAAGATAAAGGCCAAGGTGTGGTGATCCCTCAGCTTCCAGGTGACATTAAGCTGCGGCGCTGCGGTTACTGCCTGCTGAAG CAACCCATGCGAGCCAagcactgccagcagtgccagcactgcGTGCGGCGCTACGACCATCACTGCCCCTGGCTTGAGAACTGTGTAGGAGAAAGGAATCACCCTCTGTTCATACTTTACCTGAGTGTGCAGCTTgtggttctgctgtggggaggCCATGTTGCTTG GTCAGGCCTTTACTTTGAACAATCCCGGGAGTGGCTGCAGCACAACATTTTCCTCCTTGTGTCCTTCCTCCTGATACTCATATTCACCATtgtggtcctgctgctgcttgtttCCCACCTGTACCTGATCTCGTGCAACACCACGACCTGGGAGTTCATGTCCCAGCACCGCATCTCCTACCTGCGGCACTCCGAGCTGGAGAACCCCTTTGACCAAGGGATAATCCTCAATCTCTGGAGATTCTTCTGCTCACGCCACCTCACTGCATGGGAGAACATCTATTTTCACAAGAACACTGAGCCTGTCTAG